The DNA region TCCTCTCCTGAACAGCGTGCAGATAGCGGCCGGTACCATCCCACAGTTCCTTGAAGCGCCTGTAAGTTTTAAGGGCATCGTCAGTCCGGTGCATCTGCTCGTAAACGAGGCCCAGATGCATGTAGGCTTCGGGCAGCTCGGGCCTGAGGTGGATGACCTGTTCATAAGCCATGGCCGCATCCTGAAGCCTCGGTTTCTTCGTCAGGACCTCCAGGCCCCGTACCGGTTGCTCGTCGAACAGGTAAGCGGACCCGAGATTGAGCAGCGCCTCGACAAAGTCGGGCTTTATCAGAACCGCCTGTTTGAAACACTCTTGCGCGTTCCGGTAGTCCTTCATCTCGAAGTAGGCTGTACCCATGTTGTTGTGGGCCTCGGCGAACTTCTTGTCCTTCCTGAGGGCCTTCTTGTAATACTCGATGGCCGGAGTGATCTTTTTCTCATCGAAGAGTTGGTTTCCCTTCGTCCAGTAATCGTGTGCTGCAGGGTTGTCTGTGAATCTGTCTTTCATGGTCGTTGGCCCCCCGGGCTGGTTTAGATTTCAGATTCCAGATTCCAAAGAAGGATTTGCTTCCTCATTCCGCAATTTGGATTTTGAAAACTTGAATTCGCTTTAATAGTATTCCAGGTATTCTCCAAGGATCTTGCATCCCAGTGACTGCGCGAGATCGCAAAGAAAATTCTCCACGTCACCGATATCCATATCTTTGACGACAACTTCCAGGGTCTTTCCATCGGAGGAAAAATACAGGGTGGGAAGTTCCCAGCTTTCCGGCGTCCACCGTCCGCCCCTCTCTCCGAGAGGCGTGTAGGTCCCCGGGTAAGCTTCCAGGGTCTTCATCTTTTCCTGGATCTCCTCAAGGGCGAGTTTTCTTTCAAATTCCAGAATCTTAAAGTTGAAATCGTCTAACATCTAAGTGCGCCTCCCCCTTCTGTGATCTCATTTTTGCTATACCATTTGATAAAGTTGAGAATTTACATCCGCTCCTCCCGTGGTACGGCACTGCTGTTCCCAGGGTGGAGAAAGGCAGGCGGAGAGGGGCGCTTAAGCCCCTCTCC from bacterium includes:
- a CDS encoding tetratricopeptide repeat protein; the protein is MKDRFTDNPAAHDYWTKGNQLFDEKKITPAIEYYKKALRKDKKFAEAHNNMGTAYFEMKDYRNAQECFKQAVLIKPDFVEALLNLGSAYLFDEQPVRGLEVLTKKPRLQDAAMAYEQVIHLRPELPEAYMHLGLVYEQMHRTDDALKTYRRFKELWDGTGRYLHAVQERIDRLEMGRRSGISESVRMKKTAD